One region of Streptomyces leeuwenhoekii genomic DNA includes:
- the gatB gene encoding Asp-tRNA(Asn)/Glu-tRNA(Gln) amidotransferase subunit GatB, with amino-acid sequence MTTTTDLVSYEDALASYDPVMGLEVHVELGTKTKMFCGCSTALGAEPNTQTCPVCLGLPGALPVVNATGVESAIKIGLALNCEIAEWCRFARKNYFYPDMPKNFQTSQYDEPIAFDGYLDVQLEDGETFRVEIERAHMEEDTGKSTHVGGATGRIHGASHSLLDYNRAGIPLIEIVTKPITGAGERAPEVARAYVRELRELIRALGVSEARMEMGQMRCDVNLSLMPKGAEKFGTRSETKNVNSLRSVERAARFEIQRHAAVLSSGGTIVQETRHFHEDTGSTTSGRVKEEAEDYRYFPEPDLVPVAPSREWVEKLRAGLPELPLVRRNRLREEWGVSGTDMQAILNAGALELIVATIDAGADAASARKWWMGELARNANESGKALDELAITPQQVARVTELVASGDLNDKLARQVIEGVLAGEGGPDEVVDKRGLKVVSDEGALTAAVDEAIAGNPGVAEKIRGGKVAAAGALVGAVMKATRGQADAARVKELILQKLGVGEG; translated from the coding sequence GTGACCACCACGACCGACCTGGTGTCGTACGAGGACGCGCTCGCGTCGTACGACCCCGTCATGGGCCTCGAAGTCCATGTCGAACTCGGCACCAAGACCAAGATGTTCTGCGGCTGCTCGACCGCGCTGGGCGCCGAGCCGAACACCCAGACCTGCCCGGTCTGCCTCGGCCTGCCCGGCGCGCTGCCGGTCGTCAACGCGACCGGCGTCGAGTCCGCCATCAAGATCGGCCTCGCGCTGAACTGCGAGATCGCCGAGTGGTGCCGCTTCGCCCGGAAGAACTACTTCTATCCGGACATGCCGAAGAACTTCCAGACCTCCCAGTACGACGAGCCGATCGCCTTCGACGGCTACCTCGACGTGCAGCTGGAGGACGGCGAGACCTTCCGCGTGGAGATCGAGCGCGCCCACATGGAGGAGGACACCGGCAAGTCGACCCACGTCGGCGGCGCCACCGGCCGTATCCACGGCGCGTCCCACTCCCTGCTCGACTACAACCGTGCCGGCATCCCGCTCATCGAGATCGTCACCAAGCCGATCACCGGTGCCGGCGAGCGCGCTCCCGAGGTCGCGCGGGCGTACGTCCGTGAGCTGCGCGAGCTCATCCGCGCGCTCGGCGTCTCCGAGGCCCGTATGGAGATGGGCCAGATGCGCTGCGACGTGAACCTGTCGCTGATGCCGAAGGGCGCCGAGAAGTTCGGCACCCGCTCGGAGACGAAGAACGTCAACTCGCTGCGGTCCGTGGAGCGCGCGGCCCGCTTCGAGATCCAGCGGCACGCGGCCGTGCTGTCGTCCGGCGGCACGATCGTCCAGGAGACCCGCCACTTCCACGAGGACACGGGGTCCACGACCTCGGGCCGGGTGAAGGAGGAGGCCGAGGACTACCGGTACTTCCCGGAGCCCGACCTCGTCCCCGTCGCCCCGTCCCGCGAGTGGGTCGAGAAGCTGCGCGCGGGGCTGCCCGAGCTGCCACTGGTGCGCCGCAACCGGCTCCGTGAGGAGTGGGGCGTCTCCGGCACCGACATGCAGGCGATCCTCAACGCCGGTGCGCTGGAGCTGATCGTCGCCACGATCGACGCCGGTGCCGACGCGGCCTCCGCCCGCAAGTGGTGGATGGGCGAGCTGGCCCGCAACGCCAACGAGTCGGGCAAGGCCCTGGACGAGCTGGCGATCACGCCGCAGCAGGTCGCCCGTGTCACCGAGCTGGTGGCCTCCGGCGACCTGAACGACAAGCTGGCCCGCCAGGTCATCGAGGGCGTCCTGGCCGGCGAGGGCGGTCCGGACGAGGTCGTCGACAAGCGCGGCCTGAAGGTCGTCTCCGACGAGGGCGCGCTCACCGCCGCCGTCGACGAGGCGATCGCCGGCAACCCGGGCGTCGCGGAGAAGATCCGCGGCGGCAAGGTGGCCGCGGCCGGTGCCCTGGTCGGCGCCGTCATGAAGGCGACCCGCGGCCAGGCGGACGCCGCGCGCGTCAAGGAGCTGATCCTGCAGAAGCTGGGCGTCGGCGAAGGCTGA